One stretch of Natronobacterium gregoryi SP2 DNA includes these proteins:
- a CDS encoding helix-hairpin-helix domain-containing protein — MELNLEGVHIQTDGMDEFREISNSHDELVEEDIPGVDETDAARLLQEYRSLDAVATSSVEELARVDGISEDQAKAVHKHFRN, encoded by the coding sequence ATGGAACTGAACCTCGAAGGGGTCCACATCCAGACGGACGGAATGGACGAGTTCCGAGAAATCTCCAACAGCCATGATGAGCTTGTGGAGGAAGATATCCCGGGTGTTGATGAGACGGACGCAGCACGTCTGCTTCAGGAGTACCGTTCTCTTGATGCTGTGGCAACCTCTTCTGTTGAGGAATTAGCTCGTGTCGATGGGATTAGCGAGGACCAAGCTAAAGCAGTTCACAAGCATTTTCGAAATTGA
- a CDS encoding N-6 DNA methylase, producing the protein MSEADIHFDFYRYLENAIEEQPTRGDITFGHARPEYNEGISGRADLVVFDENGSPVFVIEAKRPDGGRDIDPYAADVIRQAFGYAGDLGAPYFCTYNEERLVVFDAFEEGVPLLERSQKSYEISDPEEFASTLLDEIGRLAAGDQRWDALDNIFIDRVNTLHEYVTPRLEDSMEEHLEQDDEFNEDFKKWTSKQGIDYPGDNPSEVRREFAEQAAYLLINKIIFYKILESAPTYSQDVEPLAVSPHRVQEDLRDYFDQIVDEVDFEAVFEHDDVYDEIPLDPVSSKIRDFIIELDEQDLSQFDSDVIGQIYEGVIPAERRQDMGEYYTPPQICDLITRLTIEDESANVLDPSCGSGGFLVSSYHRLQQLLSEPQGSHERILTQISGVEINRFPAHLSAINLAIQDLTSYTEDVDIEITDFFDVKRYQRFERTRASAEGEETEGAETEEDLQEQVGGFDAVVGNPPYIRQENIDDKEKVRDHLSNREIDGEYISKRSDIYSYFITHATEFLADGGKLGYIISDRWLDTKYGEDVQKFLLNNYRINAIIKFDRQVFDDALVDSSVIILEKEDNEEERDDNITKFLRVTNEMDIDDIVTLVKSETDTNQMISEDNYRLVTRKQSSLYHESKWNTFFFGPPIYFDLQACPNVVELSEIAKVSRGITTGANAFFTGHTEDMHDLGLEPYTSPLLKATGQVETIPVTEEEASEWVILDVHDYVREALAGDADFGTTETEQVKEWLEENDHHPLLEYIESGEDDEYHERRTQQARDIWFDLGTLPRPKLLSTMFTWRVHRVFWNDVEAATSDQFYYIEPPEDIDEEVLGGILNSRIVGIANELLGRRAGGQGMTRLQTKVYETEQWPVPDPNNIDGDTKQDIKEAFQDLRNREEEVEDATFENTEEERDALDRAVLEALNLEGDNEELLSEVKQSLEALISMRDEGAGHKTTVLVERSERVDEDTGAIELPGVEAARESTTLNDFS; encoded by the coding sequence ATGAGTGAAGCTGATATTCATTTCGATTTCTACAGATACCTCGAAAACGCAATTGAAGAACAACCAACTCGTGGTGACATCACATTCGGACATGCCCGTCCAGAATACAATGAAGGGATTTCTGGTCGTGCAGACCTTGTGGTATTTGATGAAAATGGGAGTCCAGTATTTGTTATTGAGGCTAAACGTCCAGACGGTGGCCGAGATATTGACCCTTATGCAGCCGACGTTATCCGCCAAGCGTTTGGATACGCGGGAGACCTCGGAGCCCCGTATTTCTGTACATACAATGAAGAGCGATTAGTTGTCTTTGACGCCTTCGAAGAAGGTGTGCCGTTACTTGAGAGGTCACAGAAATCATACGAAATTTCGGACCCAGAGGAGTTTGCAAGTACACTTCTCGATGAAATTGGTCGATTAGCTGCGGGCGACCAGCGTTGGGACGCCCTTGACAACATTTTCATTGACCGTGTTAATACCCTTCATGAGTACGTCACTCCTCGACTTGAGGATTCAATGGAGGAGCATTTAGAACAAGATGACGAATTCAATGAGGATTTTAAAAAGTGGACTTCTAAACAAGGAATAGATTATCCCGGAGATAACCCAAGCGAAGTTCGGAGAGAATTCGCTGAACAAGCCGCATATCTCCTAATCAACAAGATAATTTTCTACAAGATTCTAGAGAGTGCTCCTACATACTCCCAAGATGTAGAGCCATTGGCGGTGAGCCCTCATCGTGTTCAAGAAGACCTTCGTGACTACTTCGACCAAATTGTTGATGAAGTAGACTTTGAAGCGGTATTCGAGCATGACGATGTATATGACGAAATTCCGCTTGACCCTGTTTCATCAAAGATTCGAGACTTCATAATAGAACTTGACGAACAGGACCTCAGTCAATTCGACAGCGACGTTATCGGGCAAATATATGAAGGCGTTATACCTGCCGAACGACGCCAAGATATGGGGGAGTACTACACCCCACCACAAATCTGTGACTTAATTACGAGGCTAACTATCGAAGATGAGAGTGCTAACGTCCTCGACCCCTCGTGTGGTAGTGGTGGTTTTCTTGTTAGTTCTTACCACCGCCTCCAACAATTATTATCTGAACCACAAGGGAGCCATGAACGAATCCTCACCCAGATATCTGGAGTTGAAATCAATCGGTTCCCAGCCCACCTCTCAGCAATTAATCTCGCCATCCAAGACTTGACTTCGTATACAGAAGACGTTGATATCGAGATTACTGACTTCTTCGACGTAAAACGCTACCAGCGGTTTGAGAGAACCCGGGCGAGTGCTGAAGGTGAAGAAACTGAAGGAGCTGAGACTGAGGAAGACCTTCAGGAACAAGTTGGAGGTTTTGATGCTGTTGTTGGGAACCCACCATACATCCGGCAGGAAAACATCGATGACAAAGAGAAAGTCAGAGACCACCTTAGCAACCGAGAGATAGATGGTGAGTATATCTCAAAACGCTCTGACATCTATTCATACTTCATCACACATGCGACGGAGTTCCTAGCAGACGGTGGGAAGTTAGGATATATCATCAGTGACCGCTGGTTAGATACAAAATATGGAGAAGACGTTCAGAAGTTCTTGCTAAACAATTACAGAATAAATGCTATTATCAAATTTGACCGACAAGTGTTTGACGACGCACTTGTAGACTCCAGCGTTATCATCCTTGAAAAAGAAGATAATGAAGAGGAGCGAGACGACAATATAACAAAATTCCTCCGGGTGACTAACGAAATGGATATTGATGATATTGTCACCCTAGTCAAATCTGAAACAGATACAAATCAGATGATTTCAGAGGATAACTACCGACTTGTTACTCGGAAACAATCTTCTCTCTATCATGAGAGCAAATGGAATACATTCTTCTTCGGACCTCCAATCTACTTTGACCTCCAAGCTTGCCCCAATGTGGTTGAACTCTCTGAAATAGCTAAAGTGAGCCGTGGTATTACGACCGGAGCTAACGCTTTCTTTACAGGCCATACGGAAGATATGCATGACCTCGGACTAGAGCCATATACGAGTCCATTGCTCAAGGCGACTGGGCAAGTAGAAACAATTCCAGTCACCGAAGAAGAAGCTTCTGAGTGGGTTATCCTAGATGTTCATGATTACGTGAGAGAAGCTCTTGCTGGAGATGCAGATTTCGGAACAACTGAAACTGAACAAGTAAAAGAGTGGTTGGAGGAGAACGACCATCACCCTCTCCTTGAGTATATCGAGAGTGGAGAAGATGACGAATACCATGAACGTAGAACACAACAAGCTCGGGATATCTGGTTTGATTTAGGGACGTTACCTCGTCCAAAACTTCTCTCTACCATGTTCACATGGAGAGTCCACCGTGTCTTCTGGAACGATGTTGAAGCTGCGACCAGTGACCAATTCTACTACATCGAACCACCCGAAGATATTGATGAAGAAGTCCTCGGAGGAATACTGAATTCCCGGATTGTCGGGATAGCGAATGAATTACTTGGGCGTCGAGCAGGTGGCCAAGGGATGACTCGTCTCCAAACAAAAGTATACGAGACTGAACAATGGCCTGTTCCAGACCCGAACAATATCGACGGAGATACGAAACAGGATATCAAAGAAGCGTTCCAAGACCTTCGAAACCGTGAAGAAGAGGTTGAAGACGCTACGTTCGAGAATACTGAGGAAGAACGGGATGCACTTGACCGAGCCGTTCTCGAAGCACTCAATCTCGAAGGCGATAATGAGGAGCTTCTGAGTGAAGTAAAGCAGTCTCTTGAGGCACTAATCAGTATGCGAGATGAAGGTGCTGGACACAAGACGACAGTTCTGGTCGAGAGAAGTGAACGTGTTGACGAAGATACTGGAGCTATCGAACTACCGGGTGTTGAAGCAGCCCGTGAGAGTACGACTCTAAACGATTTCAGCTAA